TCCTCCCCTCCACTTTAGCAGACCATCTACCATATCCTTGCTCTGATACTGCCACTCACACTCAGTGGGGAACAAGAGAAGGTAGGTCAAAGACACAATGTCATCGTAAGAAAGAAAGGGCGGTAGATAACACCAGATAATGGTTGAACTGTCATGTGAGGTCAACATCTAACACCATTATGCCCTCGATGATAATGACATGCACTGCCACAGAACTAGAAATTGCAATATGCTTACACGTGTTCCAAAGTAGTTTGACTCCAGTATACCTTTACACATGACCACAGTCCAATAGATTAAAAAAAATCCCCAGGAGTAAATAAAGCATTGCCGTGTCAGAATGTTGTAGGGAAGAATTTCAATAGTCAGAGCTAAGAACTAATTGTAATCGGCAAGTGACAAGTCAATGTATCCCTATGTCAATATAATAACAATGAGGGAAATAAGCTTAGTTAACACATTTGGTTGACTTAAGCCAACTTGGGAGTATCATTAAGTAATATACTCTTACTATGAGAATTCGAGCAGCATTCAAGTGCATAGGAGGTAGGACAAACAGAAACAAGCGTTCTGGGAATGCAGGCAAAAAATTAAGAGTgcattgatactatcactgtatcGCATACactgaaagaaagaaaatctATGAAGTGCATCTGCAGTTTTTGCATCTGGTGGCCAAAGAAGTGTTGTGAAATGTGAATTTGTACAGAAAATAGATGCAAAACTCTGCAGTGAATGACTCCACTAGCATCTCTGTTCTCACTTCAGATCTTTCGCAGGTTAACAGACAACCAAATGATATATTTGTACAGAATAGTATGCAAATATAGCATGGGGCAATTTTTAAGGGAAACAGCAGGTAAGCACGGTGATGTATATATGTATATGGCCAAATACCAATTGTTCCCATGTTCGTTATGCATACCTTGAATCCAGACTTGTTATTAGTTGAACCAGGCAACATTTTCCTTGCAGGTTTGAGTATTTGGAAGGAGCACATCAGCGTCTCGTCTACACTCATCATGGCACCAGCATTATCGAATTCTCCACAGTAATTAGGTGCCGAAAATATTGTTACTAGCTGACGATCAGCAAAGAACTCGTAGCCATCCTCAACAACCTGGATTCCAATATACAGAAAATAACTAATCAATTTATACTCTTGACAAGGAAAATGATGTGATGGGTGTTTTGTGAGCATAGTGCACCTGATGGGCTCGGCAGATGAGGTCTAAATCATGCTTCTCAAGAAATTCAGCCACTTTATCAGGTCCAAATGTATATGAGACACCTCGATCATTCATAGCCCACCCTTGCGCTTCATTCGAAGGATCGGACCAAAGAAGATCACAAAGTAACCCAGTATCAGGCACATCTGTGGGGCGATTGAGGTTGAGTATTTGATCCAGCTTGTTCAACTCTGGGGAAAGACCTCCATGCATACATAGAATCTTTTCATCTATCAACGCTGATACCGGTAAGCAGTTAAAACAGTCTGTAAATGTTTTCCAGAGTTTTACACTGAATCTGCGCTTGCACTCATCATAGAACCCATAGATGCGGTTTACTGATGCACATTCATGGTTGCCCCTTAGAAGAAAGAAGTTCTCAGGATACTTGACCTTATATGCCAAAAGAAGGCATATTGTCTCAAGGCTCTGCTTTCCCCGGTCCACATAATCGCCCAAGAAAAGATAGTTGGACTGAGGAGGATATCCACCATATTCAAAGAGCCTCAGGAGATCAGAATATTGGCCATGGACATCACCTGATCAGAATAGTTTATGCAAGATTGACATTAGTATGGAGCTTTCGGTAAGTTGATCAAGCTTCTCTAAATTAACACAGATTCAGAAGGAAAAAAAATACAGAAGTTGTtgatatatttttattcaaaaatGTTCTACTGTAAGAATCTAGTATGACATATAGTTTGTTTTTTCTGTGAATACGCAAAAGCCTTGCGTATCATGCAGTGTATGACACAAGTGATATACCATAACTTTAggcaaaataaaatgacacaTAGACCTGATATACACAACCATTGCCTGAAGTGTAACAGTGAGAAATATGAAAGAAAAACATTTAGAGAACTAAAACAGCTGTGTTTCGTCAGCAAACTGAAACTCCAATCATCAGTTGTTCATCTTAATTCTCAAACCGAACACTTTGACAATAAGCTAGCTGAACAACTAACCATCCAATACTGTTATATACATGGCGAGGGATGCCAATTCTCCAGCCTACAGTTAATTACCAAAGGAAAGCTTTTTGTTTGATATACTGCCTTACAACTGTGCACAATGATAAACAATATATGTAATCGATGGTTCTCCAAACTCAATCAATGACATCAAATCCTGAACGGATGAATATACTGCTTTACAGCTGTGCACGATGATAAAACAAAATACATAATCTATGGTTCTCCAAAgtaaagcaataacaacaaatcCTGAATGGATAAATATGCTGCTTTACAACTGCGCACAATGATAAACAACACTCATAATATATGGGTCTCCAAAAGTCAATCAACACCATCAAATCCCAAACGGACCCATCAAATAAAACATTGGCAGCTTTCCATTATGAACAGAACCCCAACTAAATCTGGCCTTTTGTCAGATTCTGAAGCACCTAAAACTTAGCAAGCATGGTTAATTGATCATAAACCCCATTGATGCTGCAATGGCTCACCAAGAAGCACCCAGTACACATTCAATTGGATGAGTACCTCGCAAACTACCCACCAAGAAGCACTCAGTACAACATCCAATACCTTGCAAATTATTACCCACCCACCACCAGATACAGAGCATGACCTTTCTATCAGCCAGGAACATCTTTGGATGTGCACAACCAGAGTAATTCGAAGAGAGTTTCATCCCAATTAGTGCTGGAATCACTAGAGGAGAGCTACTGCAGACGATGAATCTCTACCGAACTCCCCGGCCCCGAAGAAAAAAACATGGCAAACCAGCCACCTACCACGCGTTGACCAGCGAGACCGATCCCCCGAGATGGCATTCCGAGGGCGGCCGGCacggggagagggagagggatgaATCGAGGGAGGGGAGGGATTACCGCAGATTTTGATGGGGGCCTCGAGCTCCAGGAGGTTGGGCTGCGCGAGGAAGATCTCCTTGGAGGCGGCGCAGAGCTGCTTGATCTCCGACTCGGACAGCTGCGCGTTCTTCCCGGGCTTGAGGCTCTTCACCTCCAGCAGCCTGGCGATGATGTTGTCCAGCAGCGCCGGATCCATCCCCTTCTCCATCGCCGGAGCTTCTCAACAACGGCGGCAGttaaaagaagaagaagaagaaaacaaaGCTATCCCGGCAACAGCAACAAAAAGGAAAGGAATCAAGCACAGATCGAGCAAATCTCGCTCTGCTTTGCTCTTTTGGGGGATTGGATTGGAGGCGGCTGCGGGCGGCCTCGTGATGATCACTGTGCCGGGAGGGAGGGTCCGAGCCAAAGGTACCTTTTTTCTCCTCGGCCTTTCCGGTCTCCTCCGCCCGCTTTATTCTTCCCTCGTGCTCCGGGattccttcttgttcttgttctCGGAGGAGGCCGGAGCTCGTCTCCTCTCGCCCGGTGGGGATTTTCGCCTGGCCTTCTCACTGATCTCTTCTTGTTCTTGGCATTGGTCAGGGTCTC
This window of the Triticum urartu cultivar G1812 unplaced genomic scaffold, Tu2.1 TuUngrouped_contig_5038, whole genome shotgun sequence genome carries:
- the LOC125528684 gene encoding serine/threonine-protein phosphatase PP1 (The sequence of the model RefSeq protein was modified relative to this genomic sequence to represent the inferred CDS: added 18 bases not found in genome assembly), encoding MEKGMDPALLDNIIARLLEVKSLKPGKNAQLSESEIKQLCAASKEIFLAQPNLLELEAPIKICGDVHGQYSDLLRLFEYGGYPPQSNYLFLGDYVDRGKQSLETICLLLAYKVKYPENFFLLRGNHECASVNRIYGFYDECKRRFSVKLWKTFTDCFNCLPVSALIDEKILCMHGGLSPELNKLDQILNLNRPTDVPDTGLLCDLLWSDPSNEAQGWAMNDRGVSYTFGPDKVAEFLEKHDLDLICRAHQVVEDGYEFFADRQLVTIFSAPNYCGEFDNAGAMMSVDETLMCSFQILKPARKMLPGSTNNKSGFKSMRGW